One genomic region from Spirosoma sp. KCTC 42546 encodes:
- a CDS encoding asparaginase: MPYRTIRINPISVKSSRASVLVIYTGGTFGMVYDPQASQLVPFDFERVLDRLPELNRLDFEITLLTLPEIIDSSNMTPAIWVELARIIQKNYDQYSSFVILHGTDTMAYTASALSFMLVGLNKPVILTGAQLPIGVARSDARENFITALEIAAAVDSAAESTAAVDSTTATASGEEGNRPMVPEVCVYFNSLLLRGNRSTKRESVQFNAFSSENYPHLATAGVRIDYNRPFIRPYQPNQPLRIRTVLNPNVTILKLFPGITQPVVESIVNIPNLRGIVLETFGAGNAPTDSWFLDTLKEAIDRGVLIFNVSQCEGGRVTQGQYQTSKQLLQIGVISGADITTEAAITKLMVLLGSENDRGPEAINRLRTLLAQSLSGELSD, from the coding sequence ATGCCTTACAGAACCATTCGTATAAATCCGATTTCGGTCAAAAGCTCTCGCGCATCCGTACTAGTTATTTATACCGGAGGAACATTCGGGATGGTCTATGACCCACAGGCCAGTCAGCTTGTCCCGTTCGATTTCGAGCGGGTACTCGACCGGCTCCCAGAACTCAATCGACTTGATTTCGAGATAACCTTATTGACCTTACCTGAGATCATTGATTCGTCGAATATGACACCCGCTATCTGGGTTGAGTTAGCGCGAATTATCCAGAAAAATTACGACCAGTACAGCAGTTTTGTAATTCTTCATGGTACGGATACGATGGCCTACACGGCCTCGGCACTGAGTTTTATGCTGGTTGGCTTAAACAAACCAGTCATTCTAACGGGAGCGCAACTTCCAATTGGGGTAGCACGTAGTGATGCCCGTGAGAATTTTATCACAGCCCTTGAAATAGCGGCCGCCGTGGATTCGGCCGCCGAATCCACGGCGGCCGTAGACTCAACTACTGCGACTGCGTCAGGTGAGGAAGGTAATCGCCCAATGGTGCCCGAAGTATGCGTCTATTTCAATTCATTGCTGTTGCGGGGAAACCGATCTACGAAGCGGGAAAGCGTTCAGTTCAATGCATTTTCGTCGGAGAATTACCCTCATTTAGCAACGGCTGGCGTTCGTATCGACTACAACCGCCCTTTTATCCGTCCCTATCAGCCGAATCAACCACTGCGTATCCGGACGGTCTTAAACCCGAATGTGACGATATTAAAACTATTCCCGGGTATTACCCAACCCGTTGTGGAATCTATCGTGAACATTCCCAACCTTCGGGGTATCGTACTCGAAACATTTGGAGCCGGAAATGCCCCAACGGATAGCTGGTTTCTGGATACGCTTAAGGAGGCTATTGATCGGGGTGTGTTGATCTTCAACGTGTCGCAGTGCGAAGGGGGGCGGGTTACGCAGGGGCAGTACCAAACCAGTAAGCAACTACTGCAAATTGGTGTTATCAGTGGAGCCGATATCACCACAGAAGCCGCTATTACCAAACTGATGGTGTTGCTAGGCAGCGAAAATGACCGTGGACCTGAAGCCATAAATCGCTTGCGGACACTTCTAGCTCAGTCACTTAGTGGCGAACTGAGCGACTAG
- a CDS encoding phage integrase SAM-like domain-containing protein: MGSTGIMTYHDYWDEDQKQITSQDPEAFFKNEQLDIMRNQLRATFNDLFRKKEKITAAKVRRAFLGENTQYTPLDAFQMYLKDSAADTDRDLEKTTLGVYDNVRKKLTDFLISEKATDLLIEDFDLVWVKKFRRCMKQVPLGVGQIGHADSYIIKQTQTIKNVLIWAKLHKLADSNPREGRRIKGPEWDDLVFLSLEQFEQLRAHTFENQSMQQVADVFIILCRCGFHYGDLEDFRLATNHWTSF; this comes from the coding sequence CTGGGCAGCACCGGCATTATGACCTATCATGACTACTGGGACGAAGATCAAAAACAAATTACCAGTCAGGACCCCGAAGCCTTTTTTAAAAACGAACAGCTGGACATTATGCGCAACCAGCTCCGGGCAACGTTCAATGATTTATTCCGAAAGAAGGAAAAAATAACGGCCGCTAAAGTTCGCCGGGCCTTTTTGGGAGAAAACACCCAATATACCCCACTGGATGCCTTTCAAATGTACCTTAAAGACAGTGCAGCTGATACCGATCGGGATCTGGAGAAAACCACCCTGGGCGTTTATGACAACGTGCGCAAGAAGCTCACTGACTTTCTGATCAGTGAGAAAGCCACGGATTTACTCATCGAAGACTTTGACCTTGTGTGGGTTAAAAAGTTTCGTCGCTGTATGAAGCAGGTGCCGCTGGGTGTGGGCCAGATCGGCCACGCCGATTCCTACATAATTAAGCAAACTCAGACGATTAAGAACGTGCTGATCTGGGCCAAGCTGCACAAGTTAGCCGACTCGAATCCACGGGAGGGAAGGCGGATTAAAGGTCCCGAGTGGGACGATCTCGTCTTTCTATCCCTGGAGCAGTTTGAGCAGCTGCGGGCCCACACATTTGAGAACCAAAGCATGCAGCAGGTGGCCGACGTGTTTATCATTCTGTGCCGATGCGGGTTCCACTATGGCGATCTTGAGGATTTTAGACTTGCAACAAACCACTGGACAAGTTTTTAA
- a CDS encoding recombinase family protein, protein MLQAPDCEKVYQEKFSGACKERPQPEEPLKSLRPGDEVVVWKLNRLGLG, encoded by the coding sequence ATACTCCAGGCCCCTGACTGCGAGAAAGTCTATCAAGAGAAATTCAGTGGAGCCTGTAAAGAGCGGCCCCAACCGGAGGAACCGTTGAAATCATTACGACCAGGTGACGAAGTAGTTGTCTGGAAACTGAACCGTCTAGGCCTGGGTTAA